A section of the Rhea pennata isolate bPtePen1 chromosome 24, bPtePen1.pri, whole genome shotgun sequence genome encodes:
- the HEPACAM gene encoding hepatic and glial cell adhesion molecule → MRGAAPGARRLLPVACCLLALHAGLLQGVNITSPAPLVRGTAGKAALLSVRYSSASADKPVVKWQLKRDKPVTVVQSIGTEIIGNLRPDYRDRIRILENGSLLISPLQLADEGTYEVEVSITDDTFTGEKTINLTVDIPVSKPQVVVASSTVLELSEYFTLNCSHENGTKPSYTWLKDGRPLSNDSRLLLSPDHKVLTITRVLMADDDVYSCLVENPISQGRSGPVKLTVYRRSSLYIILSTGGIFLLVTLVTVCACWKPSKKAKRAAEAPGAADFAKQDNEQLKHEAEALARAAEPDRKSPMALYILKDAKDAPEAEEEPEATTAPAAAYAAAGRSPGAPARSARRYPRSPARSPAAPRAPRSPPGSPARSRAAPRLLRTAGVHVAREQEEAAAAAVEISA, encoded by the exons ATGCGGGGagcagcgcccggcgcccgccgcctcctgcccgtcgcctgctgcctcctggccCTGCACGCAG GCTTGCTGCAAGGCGTGAACATCACGAGCCCGGCGCCGCTGGTGCGCGGCACGGCGGGCAAGGCGGCGCTGCTCTCGGTGCGCTACAGCAGCGCCAGCGCCGACAAGCCCGTCGTCAAGTGGCAGCTCAAGCGCGACAAGCCCGTCACCGTGGTGCAGTCCATCGGCACCGAGATCATCGGCAACCTGCGGCCCGACTACCGCGACCGCATCCGCATCCTGGAGAACGGCTCGCTGCTCATCAGCCCACTGCAGCTGGCCGACGAGGGCACCTACGAGGTGGAGGTGTCCATCACCGATGACACCTTCACCGGCGAGAAGACCATCAACCTCACCGTGGACA TCCCCGTGTCGAAGCCGCAAGTGGTGGTGGCCTCCTCGACGGTGCTGGAGCTGAGCGAATATTTCACCCTCAACTGCTCGCACGAGAACGGCACCAAGCCCAGCTACACGTGGCTCAAGGACGGGCGGCCGCTGAGCAACGACTCGCGCCTGCTGCTCTCGCCCGACCACAAGGTGCTCACCATCACCCGCGTCCTCATGGCCGACGACGACGTCTACAGCTGCCTCGTGGAGAACCCCATCAGCCAGGGCCGCAGCGGCCCCGTCAAGCTCACCGTCTACC GCCGCAGCTCCCTCTACATCATCCTCTCCACGGGCGGCATCTTCCTCCTCGTCACGCTGGTGACCGTCTGCGCCTGCTGGAAGCCCTCCAAAAA GGCCAAGCGGGCGGCAgaggcgcccggcgccgccgacTTCGCCAAGCAGGACAACGAGCAGCTCAAGCATGAGG CCGAGGCGCTGGCGCGCGCTGCCGAGCCCGACCGCAAGAGCCCCATGGCCCTCTACATCCTCAAGGACGCCAag GACGCGCCGGAGGCCGAGGAGGAACCGGAGGCGACgacggccccggcggcggcttACGCGGCGGCCGGCCGCtcgcccggcgccccggcccgctcGGCCCGCCGCTACCCGCGCTCGCCGgcgcgctcgcccgccgccccccgggcgccccgctcgccgccgggTTCGCCGGcgcgctcccgcgccgccccgcgcctccTGCGGACTGCCGGCGTCCACGTCGCCCGCGAGCAGGAGgaggcagcggccgccgccgtgGAGATCAGCGCCTGA
- the ROBO4 gene encoding roundabout homolog 4 isoform X3, with product MAGSWAAALGLCVALLRLAAPRDDFRLQPGDLVATAGQALELPCVPPWGRPEPRVTWRKDGVALDLASGRYQVARGKLRVAQARRSDSGAYVCVATDAAGERQSRPALVSVLEKPAIVRPPRDTAAGAGGTVELPCGVRGDPLPWVQWHKERGDLPRGRHEVDREHTLRLYGVSPADSGTYVCTAQSQLGTAAAAAVLHVEALPLPSDLPETGGQEAVSQDLLAVWLHLDNSTALPSAAAVQLHWRVLTPAPALEGFVVLYRCLLPASTAWVQRDVGRELSAVIPALRRGYKYEFKVRPYTRGAQGLDSNTRHLWIPEEAPSAAPQHVTVGQAEMGNGTMVVSWEPPPPDTHNGIIRGYKIWSLGNGSHHHTNRTVDGGTHHLETFLQSPGATYCIQVAAFNSAGLGVPSNATCGILEPLLEAVVQGPEALPLVTIIASAGALLWVTLLAFLVYLCQSRANGPHGKGLCHCAGEDTVARQRLEASDSPWLSDTWKSTSGSKTLGSSSSLSSHLLWSDTSESPWPWGPGSPPTGPGTPSMGPGTPTQRGGACAGDLGPPPWCHRTSIQCGGAVPDPPPAFSSPKPRHCSASLGSPGPGGPPHARHPPTRCPGPAAGGRLSPSLSDDGDSVLTPERAAESLEPPADAPSRPPGAGSSARREPTRCSPPAPSRPFSPPHTYGYICGPPASELGDPEEEEEEEEEEEERTVAGSLLNGWGSVSEENFASARCSLVSSSDGSFLADAGFARALALAVDSLCFGLGHDDDDDDDEGLYAGFSPPSSPSEGLLFLEGPPRPAWGWMAALEAEPGRRVKTEEDKEAPSPVQALPHQWHGSRGPAAGSPWAVPALGAPRAGPERERSRGMSARRV from the exons ATGGCGGGCAGctgggccgcggcgctggggctCTGCGTCGCCTTGCTGCGCCTGGCGG ccccgcgggaCGATTTCCGCCTGCAGCCCGGCGACTTGGTGGCGACGGCGGGGCAAGCGCTGGAGCTGCCCTGCGTGCCGCCCTGGGGCCGGCCCGAGCCCCGCGTCACCTGGAGGAAGGACGGCGTCGCCCTCGACTTGGCGTCGGGGCGCTACCAG GTGGCCCGCGGGAAGCTGCGGGTGGCCCAGGCGCGCAGGAGCGACTCGGGCGCCTACGTCTGCGTGGCCACGGACGCGGCGGGCGAGCGGCAGAGCCGCCCGGCGCTCGTCTCCGTCCTGG AGAAGCCGGCCATCGTGCGGCCCCCCCGCGAcacggcggcgggcgccggcggcaccGTGGAGCTGCCCTGCGGCGTCCGGGGCGACCCGCTGCCCTGGGTGCAGTGGCACAAGGAGCGcggggacctgccccggggcAG GCACGAGGTGGACCGGGAGCACACGCTGCGCCTCTACGGCGTGTCGCCCGCCGACTCGGGCACCTACGTCTGCACGGCCCAGAGCCAGCTGGgcaccgcggccgccgcggccgtcCTCCACGTGGAGG CCCTCCCTCTGCCCTCAGACCTTCCAGAGACAGGCGGGCAAGAGGCCGTGTCGCAGGACCTGCTGGCTGTGTGGCTGCACCTGGACAACAGCACCGCGCTCCCCTCCGCAGCCGCCGTCCAGCTCCACTGGCGG GTGCTGACACCGGCACCGGCGTTGGAGGGCTTCGTGGTGCTGTACcgctgcctgctccctgccagcaCCGCCTGGGTCCAGCGCGATGTGGGCAGGGAGCTCAGCGCTGTCATCCCCGCGCTCAGGAGGGGCTACAAGTATGAGTTCAAGGTCCGGCCCTACACCAGGGGAGCCCAGGGCTTGGACAGCAACACCAGGCACCTTTGGATACCTGAGGAAG CACCGAGTGCGGCACCCCAGCATGTCACCGTGGGACAGGCAGAGATGGGGAACGGCACCATGGTCGTGAGCTGGGAGCCGCCTCCTCCCGACACCCACAACGGCATCATCCGCGGCTACAAG ATCTGGTCCCTGGGCAACGGCTCTCACCACCACACCAACAGGACAGTTGACGGAGGCACCCACCACCTGGAAACCTTCCTCCAGAGCCCCGGGGCCACATACTGCATCCAGGTGGCAGCTTTCAACAgcgcggggctgggggtgccTAGCAATGCCACCTGCGGCATTTTGG AGCCACTCCTGGAGGCGGTGGTGCAGGGCCCCGAGGCATTGCCCTTGGTCACCATCATCGCCAGCGCCGGTGCcttgctctgggtgaccctcCTGGCCTTCCTGGTCTACCTGTGCCAGAGCCGCGCCAATGGTCCCCATGGCAAAG GTCTTTGCCACTGCGCCGGTGAGGACACGGTGGCTAGGCAGAG GCTGGAGGCCAGCGACTCGCCCTGGCTCTCGGACACCTGGAAATCCACCTCCGGCTCCAAAACCctcggcagcagcagcagcctcagcagCCATCTCCTCTGGAGTGACACCAGTGAGTCTCCCTGGCCCTGGGGGCCTGGGAGCCCACCCACAGGGCCTGGGACCCCCAGCATGGGGCCTGGGACCCCCACTCAGCGTGGGGGTGCCTGCGCAGGGGATCTAGGACCTCCTCCATGGTGTCATCGGACCTCCATCCAGTGTGGTG GAGCCGTCCCAGACCCGCCGCCGGCGTTCAGCTCCCCCAAACCGCGGCACTGCAGCGCCTCACTGGGCTCCCCCGGTCCCGGGGGGCCACCCCACGCCCGGCACCCACCAACCCG gtgcccggggccggcggccggcggccgcctcTCGCCGTCGCTCAGCGACGACGGCGACAGCGTCCTGACGCCGGAGCGGGCGGCCGAGTCCCTGGAGCCGCCGGCGGATGCCCCTTCCCGGCCGCCGGGTGCCGGGAgctcggcgcggcgggagccgacccgctgcagccccccggcgccgTCACGGCCCTTCTCGCCGCCGCACACCTACGGCTATATCTGCGGGCCACCGGCCTCCGAGCTGGGCGAccccgaggaggaggaggaggaagaggaggaggaggaagagcggACGGTGGCGGGCTCGCTGCTCAACGGCTGGGGCTCCGTCTCGGAGGAAAACTTCGCCAGTGCCCGCTGCAGCCTGGTGAGCTCCTCCGACGGCTCCTTCCTCGCTGACGCCGGCTTCGCCCGCGCCCTGGCCCTGGCCGTCGACAGCCTCTGCTTCGGCCTCGGCCATGACGATGACGATGATGACGACGAGGGGCTCTACGCGG GTTTCTCGCCGCCTTCCTCACCCTCGGAGGGGCTCCTCTTCCTCGAGGGCCCGCCACGGCCCGCCTGGGGCTGGATGGCGGCGCTGgaggccgagccgggccggAGGGTGAAGACGGAGGAGGACAAGGAGGCGCCGAGCCCGGTTCAGGCCCTCCCACACCAGTGGCACG GTTCCCGTGGgccagcagctggcagcccCTGGGCCGTGCCGGCGCtcggggccccgcgcgccgggcctgagagggagaggagcagagggatGTCGGCACGGAGGGTGTAG
- the ROBO4 gene encoding roundabout homolog 4 isoform X1 produces the protein MAGSWAAALGLCVALLRLAAPRDDFRLQPGDLVATAGQALELPCVPPWGRPEPRVTWRKDGVALDLASGRYQVARGKLRVAQARRSDSGAYVCVATDAAGERQSRPALVSVLEKPAIVRPPRDTAAGAGGTVELPCGVRGDPLPWVQWHKERGDLPRGRHEVDREHTLRLYGVSPADSGTYVCTAQSQLGTAAAAAVLHVEALPLPSDLPETGGQEAVSQDLLAVWLHLDNSTALPSAAAVQLHWRVLTPAPALEGFVVLYRCLLPASTAWVQRDVGRELSAVIPALRRGYKYEFKVRPYTRGAQGLDSNTRHLWIPEEAPSAAPQHVTVGQAEMGNGTMVVSWEPPPPDTHNGIIRGYKIWSLGNGSHHHTNRTVDGGTHHLETFLQSPGATYCIQVAAFNSAGLGVPSNATCGILEPLLEAVVQGPEALPLVTIIASAGALLWVTLLAFLVYLCQSRANGPHGKGLCHCAGEDTVARQRLEASDSPWLSDTWKSTSGSKTLGSSSSLSSHLLWSDTSESPWPWGPGSPPTGPGTPSMGPGTPTQRGGACAGDLGPPPWCHRTSIQCGVSSLEQLSRGTPGPPSPSTFCRDPPPRGCPNPPSRRGGHPRVPASEQGAVPDPPPAFSSPKPRHCSASLGSPGPGGPPHARHPPTRCPGPAAGGRLSPSLSDDGDSVLTPERAAESLEPPADAPSRPPGAGSSARREPTRCSPPAPSRPFSPPHTYGYICGPPASELGDPEEEEEEEEEEEERTVAGSLLNGWGSVSEENFASARCSLVSSSDGSFLADAGFARALALAVDSLCFGLGHDDDDDDDEGLYAGFSPPSSPSEGLLFLEGPPRPAWGWMAALEAEPGRRVKTEEDKEAPSPVQALPHQWHGSRGPAAGSPWAVPALGAPRAGPERERSRGMSARRV, from the exons ATGGCGGGCAGctgggccgcggcgctggggctCTGCGTCGCCTTGCTGCGCCTGGCGG ccccgcgggaCGATTTCCGCCTGCAGCCCGGCGACTTGGTGGCGACGGCGGGGCAAGCGCTGGAGCTGCCCTGCGTGCCGCCCTGGGGCCGGCCCGAGCCCCGCGTCACCTGGAGGAAGGACGGCGTCGCCCTCGACTTGGCGTCGGGGCGCTACCAG GTGGCCCGCGGGAAGCTGCGGGTGGCCCAGGCGCGCAGGAGCGACTCGGGCGCCTACGTCTGCGTGGCCACGGACGCGGCGGGCGAGCGGCAGAGCCGCCCGGCGCTCGTCTCCGTCCTGG AGAAGCCGGCCATCGTGCGGCCCCCCCGCGAcacggcggcgggcgccggcggcaccGTGGAGCTGCCCTGCGGCGTCCGGGGCGACCCGCTGCCCTGGGTGCAGTGGCACAAGGAGCGcggggacctgccccggggcAG GCACGAGGTGGACCGGGAGCACACGCTGCGCCTCTACGGCGTGTCGCCCGCCGACTCGGGCACCTACGTCTGCACGGCCCAGAGCCAGCTGGgcaccgcggccgccgcggccgtcCTCCACGTGGAGG CCCTCCCTCTGCCCTCAGACCTTCCAGAGACAGGCGGGCAAGAGGCCGTGTCGCAGGACCTGCTGGCTGTGTGGCTGCACCTGGACAACAGCACCGCGCTCCCCTCCGCAGCCGCCGTCCAGCTCCACTGGCGG GTGCTGACACCGGCACCGGCGTTGGAGGGCTTCGTGGTGCTGTACcgctgcctgctccctgccagcaCCGCCTGGGTCCAGCGCGATGTGGGCAGGGAGCTCAGCGCTGTCATCCCCGCGCTCAGGAGGGGCTACAAGTATGAGTTCAAGGTCCGGCCCTACACCAGGGGAGCCCAGGGCTTGGACAGCAACACCAGGCACCTTTGGATACCTGAGGAAG CACCGAGTGCGGCACCCCAGCATGTCACCGTGGGACAGGCAGAGATGGGGAACGGCACCATGGTCGTGAGCTGGGAGCCGCCTCCTCCCGACACCCACAACGGCATCATCCGCGGCTACAAG ATCTGGTCCCTGGGCAACGGCTCTCACCACCACACCAACAGGACAGTTGACGGAGGCACCCACCACCTGGAAACCTTCCTCCAGAGCCCCGGGGCCACATACTGCATCCAGGTGGCAGCTTTCAACAgcgcggggctgggggtgccTAGCAATGCCACCTGCGGCATTTTGG AGCCACTCCTGGAGGCGGTGGTGCAGGGCCCCGAGGCATTGCCCTTGGTCACCATCATCGCCAGCGCCGGTGCcttgctctgggtgaccctcCTGGCCTTCCTGGTCTACCTGTGCCAGAGCCGCGCCAATGGTCCCCATGGCAAAG GTCTTTGCCACTGCGCCGGTGAGGACACGGTGGCTAGGCAGAG GCTGGAGGCCAGCGACTCGCCCTGGCTCTCGGACACCTGGAAATCCACCTCCGGCTCCAAAACCctcggcagcagcagcagcctcagcagCCATCTCCTCTGGAGTGACACCAGTGAGTCTCCCTGGCCCTGGGGGCCTGGGAGCCCACCCACAGGGCCTGGGACCCCCAGCATGGGGCCTGGGACCCCCACTCAGCGTGGGGGTGCCTGCGCAGGGGATCTAGGACCTCCTCCATGGTGTCATCGGACCTCCATCCAGTGTGGTG TCTCCTCCTTGGAGCAGCTGAGCCGAGGCACCCCAgggccccccagccccagcaccttCTGCAGGGACCCCCCACCCCGAGGCTGCCCCAACCCCCCCAGCCGCCGTGGGGGCCACCCAAGGGTGCCAGCCAGCGAGCAAG GAGCCGTCCCAGACCCGCCGCCGGCGTTCAGCTCCCCCAAACCGCGGCACTGCAGCGCCTCACTGGGCTCCCCCGGTCCCGGGGGGCCACCCCACGCCCGGCACCCACCAACCCG gtgcccggggccggcggccggcggccgcctcTCGCCGTCGCTCAGCGACGACGGCGACAGCGTCCTGACGCCGGAGCGGGCGGCCGAGTCCCTGGAGCCGCCGGCGGATGCCCCTTCCCGGCCGCCGGGTGCCGGGAgctcggcgcggcgggagccgacccgctgcagccccccggcgccgTCACGGCCCTTCTCGCCGCCGCACACCTACGGCTATATCTGCGGGCCACCGGCCTCCGAGCTGGGCGAccccgaggaggaggaggaggaagaggaggaggaggaagagcggACGGTGGCGGGCTCGCTGCTCAACGGCTGGGGCTCCGTCTCGGAGGAAAACTTCGCCAGTGCCCGCTGCAGCCTGGTGAGCTCCTCCGACGGCTCCTTCCTCGCTGACGCCGGCTTCGCCCGCGCCCTGGCCCTGGCCGTCGACAGCCTCTGCTTCGGCCTCGGCCATGACGATGACGATGATGACGACGAGGGGCTCTACGCGG GTTTCTCGCCGCCTTCCTCACCCTCGGAGGGGCTCCTCTTCCTCGAGGGCCCGCCACGGCCCGCCTGGGGCTGGATGGCGGCGCTGgaggccgagccgggccggAGGGTGAAGACGGAGGAGGACAAGGAGGCGCCGAGCCCGGTTCAGGCCCTCCCACACCAGTGGCACG GTTCCCGTGGgccagcagctggcagcccCTGGGCCGTGCCGGCGCtcggggccccgcgcgccgggcctgagagggagaggagcagagggatGTCGGCACGGAGGGTGTAG
- the ROBO4 gene encoding roundabout homolog 4 isoform X2, which produces MAGSWAAALGLCVALLRLAAPRDDFRLQPGDLVATAGQALELPCVPPWGRPEPRVTWRKDGVALDLASGRYQVARGKLRVAQARRSDSGAYVCVATDAAGERQSRPALVSVLEKPAIVRPPRDTAAGAGGTVELPCGVRGDPLPWVQWHKERGDLPRGRHEVDREHTLRLYGVSPADSGTYVCTAQSQLGTAAAAAVLHVEDLPETGGQEAVSQDLLAVWLHLDNSTALPSAAAVQLHWRVLTPAPALEGFVVLYRCLLPASTAWVQRDVGRELSAVIPALRRGYKYEFKVRPYTRGAQGLDSNTRHLWIPEEAPSAAPQHVTVGQAEMGNGTMVVSWEPPPPDTHNGIIRGYKIWSLGNGSHHHTNRTVDGGTHHLETFLQSPGATYCIQVAAFNSAGLGVPSNATCGILEPLLEAVVQGPEALPLVTIIASAGALLWVTLLAFLVYLCQSRANGPHGKGLCHCAGEDTVARQRLEASDSPWLSDTWKSTSGSKTLGSSSSLSSHLLWSDTSESPWPWGPGSPPTGPGTPSMGPGTPTQRGGACAGDLGPPPWCHRTSIQCGVSSLEQLSRGTPGPPSPSTFCRDPPPRGCPNPPSRRGGHPRVPASEQGAVPDPPPAFSSPKPRHCSASLGSPGPGGPPHARHPPTRCPGPAAGGRLSPSLSDDGDSVLTPERAAESLEPPADAPSRPPGAGSSARREPTRCSPPAPSRPFSPPHTYGYICGPPASELGDPEEEEEEEEEEEERTVAGSLLNGWGSVSEENFASARCSLVSSSDGSFLADAGFARALALAVDSLCFGLGHDDDDDDDEGLYAGFSPPSSPSEGLLFLEGPPRPAWGWMAALEAEPGRRVKTEEDKEAPSPVQALPHQWHGSRGPAAGSPWAVPALGAPRAGPERERSRGMSARRV; this is translated from the exons ATGGCGGGCAGctgggccgcggcgctggggctCTGCGTCGCCTTGCTGCGCCTGGCGG ccccgcgggaCGATTTCCGCCTGCAGCCCGGCGACTTGGTGGCGACGGCGGGGCAAGCGCTGGAGCTGCCCTGCGTGCCGCCCTGGGGCCGGCCCGAGCCCCGCGTCACCTGGAGGAAGGACGGCGTCGCCCTCGACTTGGCGTCGGGGCGCTACCAG GTGGCCCGCGGGAAGCTGCGGGTGGCCCAGGCGCGCAGGAGCGACTCGGGCGCCTACGTCTGCGTGGCCACGGACGCGGCGGGCGAGCGGCAGAGCCGCCCGGCGCTCGTCTCCGTCCTGG AGAAGCCGGCCATCGTGCGGCCCCCCCGCGAcacggcggcgggcgccggcggcaccGTGGAGCTGCCCTGCGGCGTCCGGGGCGACCCGCTGCCCTGGGTGCAGTGGCACAAGGAGCGcggggacctgccccggggcAG GCACGAGGTGGACCGGGAGCACACGCTGCGCCTCTACGGCGTGTCGCCCGCCGACTCGGGCACCTACGTCTGCACGGCCCAGAGCCAGCTGGgcaccgcggccgccgcggccgtcCTCCACGTGGAGG ACCTTCCAGAGACAGGCGGGCAAGAGGCCGTGTCGCAGGACCTGCTGGCTGTGTGGCTGCACCTGGACAACAGCACCGCGCTCCCCTCCGCAGCCGCCGTCCAGCTCCACTGGCGG GTGCTGACACCGGCACCGGCGTTGGAGGGCTTCGTGGTGCTGTACcgctgcctgctccctgccagcaCCGCCTGGGTCCAGCGCGATGTGGGCAGGGAGCTCAGCGCTGTCATCCCCGCGCTCAGGAGGGGCTACAAGTATGAGTTCAAGGTCCGGCCCTACACCAGGGGAGCCCAGGGCTTGGACAGCAACACCAGGCACCTTTGGATACCTGAGGAAG CACCGAGTGCGGCACCCCAGCATGTCACCGTGGGACAGGCAGAGATGGGGAACGGCACCATGGTCGTGAGCTGGGAGCCGCCTCCTCCCGACACCCACAACGGCATCATCCGCGGCTACAAG ATCTGGTCCCTGGGCAACGGCTCTCACCACCACACCAACAGGACAGTTGACGGAGGCACCCACCACCTGGAAACCTTCCTCCAGAGCCCCGGGGCCACATACTGCATCCAGGTGGCAGCTTTCAACAgcgcggggctgggggtgccTAGCAATGCCACCTGCGGCATTTTGG AGCCACTCCTGGAGGCGGTGGTGCAGGGCCCCGAGGCATTGCCCTTGGTCACCATCATCGCCAGCGCCGGTGCcttgctctgggtgaccctcCTGGCCTTCCTGGTCTACCTGTGCCAGAGCCGCGCCAATGGTCCCCATGGCAAAG GTCTTTGCCACTGCGCCGGTGAGGACACGGTGGCTAGGCAGAG GCTGGAGGCCAGCGACTCGCCCTGGCTCTCGGACACCTGGAAATCCACCTCCGGCTCCAAAACCctcggcagcagcagcagcctcagcagCCATCTCCTCTGGAGTGACACCAGTGAGTCTCCCTGGCCCTGGGGGCCTGGGAGCCCACCCACAGGGCCTGGGACCCCCAGCATGGGGCCTGGGACCCCCACTCAGCGTGGGGGTGCCTGCGCAGGGGATCTAGGACCTCCTCCATGGTGTCATCGGACCTCCATCCAGTGTGGTG TCTCCTCCTTGGAGCAGCTGAGCCGAGGCACCCCAgggccccccagccccagcaccttCTGCAGGGACCCCCCACCCCGAGGCTGCCCCAACCCCCCCAGCCGCCGTGGGGGCCACCCAAGGGTGCCAGCCAGCGAGCAAG GAGCCGTCCCAGACCCGCCGCCGGCGTTCAGCTCCCCCAAACCGCGGCACTGCAGCGCCTCACTGGGCTCCCCCGGTCCCGGGGGGCCACCCCACGCCCGGCACCCACCAACCCG gtgcccggggccggcggccggcggccgcctcTCGCCGTCGCTCAGCGACGACGGCGACAGCGTCCTGACGCCGGAGCGGGCGGCCGAGTCCCTGGAGCCGCCGGCGGATGCCCCTTCCCGGCCGCCGGGTGCCGGGAgctcggcgcggcgggagccgacccgctgcagccccccggcgccgTCACGGCCCTTCTCGCCGCCGCACACCTACGGCTATATCTGCGGGCCACCGGCCTCCGAGCTGGGCGAccccgaggaggaggaggaggaagaggaggaggaggaagagcggACGGTGGCGGGCTCGCTGCTCAACGGCTGGGGCTCCGTCTCGGAGGAAAACTTCGCCAGTGCCCGCTGCAGCCTGGTGAGCTCCTCCGACGGCTCCTTCCTCGCTGACGCCGGCTTCGCCCGCGCCCTGGCCCTGGCCGTCGACAGCCTCTGCTTCGGCCTCGGCCATGACGATGACGATGATGACGACGAGGGGCTCTACGCGG GTTTCTCGCCGCCTTCCTCACCCTCGGAGGGGCTCCTCTTCCTCGAGGGCCCGCCACGGCCCGCCTGGGGCTGGATGGCGGCGCTGgaggccgagccgggccggAGGGTGAAGACGGAGGAGGACAAGGAGGCGCCGAGCCCGGTTCAGGCCCTCCCACACCAGTGGCACG GTTCCCGTGGgccagcagctggcagcccCTGGGCCGTGCCGGCGCtcggggccccgcgcgccgggcctgagagggagaggagcagagggatGTCGGCACGGAGGGTGTAG